One segment of Sulfobacillus thermosulfidooxidans DSM 9293 DNA contains the following:
- a CDS encoding XdhC family protein → MTLISSVSSGSRWKETQQVFEAIEQSWQQGHATVLATILRVQGSAYQRPGAKMMMDQTGKMVGTLSGGCLEGDLWQWSREVMTSKKPKMVVYDLANDDPWGLGVGCKGVIEVLLVPVDANAFWQDILAAVHDHQPFALVYEKTRMNLSAVSNTHVFGHPLSAEIIEQARAALKDPKVYSLAEASGEYIIDPLGQEASLVICGAGYDARCVAELADQVGFEITVLDPKSQWNTKTIDSLTRLVKRPRELLGHMKDWQFWLIMNHHQALDEEALQLALHSHPQFVGVLGPYDRTCEMLAHIGHTFLDGPLYAPVGLDLGAETPKEVAVSIVSQLMMTRTHSNGLPLSGRKKIHGCGDPLLPPAFPGVADNKHV, encoded by the coding sequence ATGACTTTAATCTCCAGTGTTTCCTCAGGTTCCCGATGGAAAGAAACCCAGCAAGTGTTTGAAGCCATTGAACAGTCGTGGCAACAAGGACACGCCACGGTTTTGGCTACTATTCTTCGGGTGCAGGGTTCAGCCTACCAAAGACCCGGGGCCAAAATGATGATGGACCAAACAGGCAAGATGGTCGGTACGTTAAGTGGCGGTTGCCTGGAAGGTGATTTATGGCAGTGGTCCAGGGAGGTGATGACCTCTAAGAAGCCGAAGATGGTCGTTTACGATTTAGCGAATGATGACCCATGGGGGCTTGGCGTGGGGTGCAAAGGGGTGATTGAGGTGTTGCTGGTGCCAGTCGACGCCAATGCCTTTTGGCAAGATATTCTCGCGGCTGTTCATGATCATCAGCCCTTTGCCCTGGTTTATGAAAAAACCCGGATGAATCTGTCGGCGGTATCAAACACGCATGTTTTTGGCCATCCTCTTTCTGCAGAGATTATCGAGCAGGCACGAGCTGCCCTGAAAGATCCTAAGGTTTATTCCCTAGCTGAAGCGTCAGGAGAATACATTATTGATCCTTTAGGTCAGGAAGCATCCCTAGTGATTTGTGGTGCTGGCTATGATGCAAGGTGTGTGGCCGAATTAGCAGACCAGGTGGGTTTTGAGATCACGGTTTTAGACCCTAAATCGCAGTGGAACACCAAGACCATCGATTCTTTGACGCGGCTTGTGAAGCGTCCGCGAGAATTACTGGGGCACATGAAAGATTGGCAATTTTGGTTGATCATGAATCACCATCAGGCTCTCGATGAAGAGGCCTTGCAGCTGGCTTTACACTCTCATCCCCAATTTGTTGGGGTATTAGGACCCTATGACCGAACATGCGAGATGTTAGCGCATATTGGACACACCTTTTTGGATGGACCCCTTTATGCGCCAGTCGGCCTTGATTTGGGCGCCGAGACACCTAAAGAAGTGGCGGTCAGCATTGTGAGCCAACTCATGATGACGCGCACGCATAGTAATGGCTTGCCGTTGTCCGGACGGAAGAAAATTCACGGGTGCGGTGACCCTCTCCTTCCCCCGGCGTTTCCAGGTGTAGCAGATAACAAGCATGTTTGA